Proteins encoded within one genomic window of Triticum aestivum cultivar Chinese Spring chromosome 2D, IWGSC CS RefSeq v2.1, whole genome shotgun sequence:
- the LOC123051466 gene encoding F-box/kelch-repeat protein At1g57790, protein MASLVAIDASAPTPSVIRTDMGPPPRCPMHAGYKCYPVPCPGGELFLVRCCIFGDPDVVDLKVFLWNQEDNVWGTVESIGDRTFFVGRCTFAVGAVEAGTQPNCIHVLRKVCDEFVIYTVSLDDMTFGLRIVEGCDGDEDDDEDQVFWTLPTSFGLKDVQAIDTIHDVSDKVIQRRIEHCLGEQEKEDMMMLNAASPEERQWCDLHTDLSRLLVSKISFIDFLHLKAVCKRWNSIESPIQHAKGLPLLMTPRVAGRTKDDLLEVFDPMSEKKYNIRVNIPTSCLQSQGSQLLHFTKNGWVIVSRGGDQMYFLVNPFKNYPDGSHVIALPLLDILGLKGLSFSSMPGSPDFVVLAVGATPDNEVVFIQTWRIGDKEWKEEILRNVDVPFFMATHSPVFLDDIVYFLDMNGRLGVVDLNVEKVEWKVLDKPDQPIRGSDYVYTIRKLNYSYLAEWKGDLVAIIRENGNFGFIRILKLDRSRMVWTDLEEMEDAAVFWDRSNALIARPACGRDLCNKVYFPSCTKTDDGGQAYYCLKEQEYYPFFCDKEPMNAIWFQPNF, encoded by the exons ATGGCGTCCCTGGTGGCCATTGACGCATCCGCCCCAACACCATCAGTCATAAGGACGGACATGGGACCCCCGCCGCGGTGCCCCATGCACGCCGGGTACAAGTGCTACCCGGTGCCGTGTCCTGGCGGCGAGCTCTTTTTGGTGCGGTGCTGCATCTTTGGCGACCCGGACGTGGTGGATCTGAAGGTTTTCCTATGGAATCAGGAGGATAATGTGTGGGGAACTGTCGAAAGCATCGGGGATAGAACATTTTTTGTGGGCAGGTGTACTTTCGCCGTCGGGGCGGTTGAAGCAGGAACCCAACCCAACTGCATCCATGTGCTGCGTAAAGTTTGCGATGAATTTGTTATCTACACCGTGTCTCTGGATGATATGACCTTTGGGCTCCGTATAGTTGAGGGatgtgatggtgatgaagatgatgatgaggaccaAGTATTCTGGACTCTTCCCACGAG CTTCGGTTTGAAAGATGTACAAGCCATCGATACTATTCATGATGTCTCCGATAAG GTGATACAAAGAAGAATTGAACATTGTTTGGGAGAGCAAGAAAAGGAGGACATGATGATGCTTAACGCGGCCTCTCCAGAGGAGAGGCAGTGGTGTGACCTCCATACCGACTTGTCGCGGCTACTAGTATCCAAGATTTCATTCATCGATTTCCTACATCTGAAAGCTGTCTGCAAGCGGTGGAACTCCATTGAAAGCCCGATACAACATGCAAAAGGGTTGCCATTGCTCATGACACCCCGCGTAGCAGGAAGGACAAAAGATGATCTTCTCGAGGTCTTTGATCCGATGAGCGAGAAGAAGTACAACATCAGGGTAAACATCCCTACTTCATGTCTCCAATCACAGGGTTCGCAGTTACTGCATTTCACAAAGAATGGTTGGGTCATCGTGTCAAGAGGCGGTGACCAAATGTACTTCCTAGTGAATCCGTTCAAGAATTACCCGGATGGCAGCCATGTGATTGCTCTTCCACTACTAGATATCCTTGGCCTCAAAGGATTATCGTTCTCTTCCATGCCGGGTTCTCCGGACTTTGTGGTCCTCGCCGTGGGAGCCACGCCAGACAACGAAGTTGTCTTTATTCAAACATGGCGAATAGGAGACAAAGAGTGGAAGGAAGAAATCTTACGAAATGTTGATGTGCCGTTCTTCATGGCAACTCATAGCCCCGTCTTCCTTGACGACATCGTTTATTTCCTAGACATGAATGGCAGGCTCGGAGTCGTGGACTTGAACGTGGAAAAGGTGGAGTGGAAGGTCCTTGACAAGCCAGATCAACCGATACGTGGAAGTGACTATGTGTATACAATTCGGAAGTTGAACTATAGCTATCTAGCGGAGTGGAAAGGCGACCTAGTCGCCATTATCCGAGAAAACGGGAATTTTGGGTTCATCAGAATACTTAAGCTTGATCGGTCTAGGATGGTTTGGACGGATTtggaagagatggaggatgctgccgTGTTTTGGGACAGAAGCAATGCTCTAATTGCGAGGCCAGCTTGCGGAAGGGATTTATGCAACAAGGTGTACTTTCCAAGCTGTACTAAGACTGACGATGGTGGGCAGGCCTACTACTGCTTAAAAGAGCAAGAATACTACCCTTTCTTTTGTGACAAGGAGCCAATGAATGCCATATGGTTCCAGCCAAACTTTTAG
- the LOC123055627 gene encoding protein FAR1-RELATED SEQUENCE 5-like codes for MDASRGDNAEDGGGGRMHEEGDAARTPSNNSAYPNIMGTGQIAGARAISANNSLPSGGTSAHSAGTNASTGAGSLGEQTISEPATPESAGIDADMEGNNMEAYSTPKTPLQGTKFDTLESARDHYSTYARRTGFAIRQQFKKERVDGTISRVLLVCTKYGKRRKDRDELQDVENPASIVKKRKKKKVVRTECEAHMYLPHDDAWWTVDRFEDTHNHPLIKKPSLTKFLSSHRYIPKEEQDFLRVLHGCNVETARQMQLMSWFYGSAKDVPYTTQDIANQRAKFRLEHRHKDVGSTIAYFQEMRAKDSYFYWRIKLDDEDRVENLFWIDGASRRAYAKYNDCLSFDTTYMTNMYKMPCAPFNGINNHGQSIQFGCGFVRNELKENFVWLFNTFLHAMGGVAPKNIITDQDFAMRSAIDGVFLNIIHRNCRWHIMKKAQEKLGKLMAGDKPLNKVFKDCVDNSLTEEEFENKWWAMMDEYGQIDNEHYQWLWENRKCWAPVYYMKHFFPFLQTTARSEGFNAVLKKYMNPNNSLIEFATQYTAIQEKVMVVVAKEQVDTIYKEADMYSLNPIKLQMRGIYTQNLFSKFQVEMKLKTAYGCDTLQDGTFRMWSLRGILPKYGDRDYHVQANKDEGLYSCTCCKFDRDGLLCAHILRVMEHIGVYEIPRRYILDRWTWDPEEDLVQPDYQQPTVKKGMTEEGKNIMRYTSILNDFKEQAKDACTTDEGMTLARKHVNAFRDDMDALKKRQLKKARKEKDEGKEAQMFSSPPGTSATEGVPVAHQGSIPVTHVSGNIFQFQGSHAEGSQSSNTRVILDPPKSTTKGRPREKRFQHPFDIAKPKKERKCRVCGSTDHDKRKCTLPIPH; via the exons ATGGATGCTAGCAGAGGAGATAATgcagaggatggaggaggaggtaGAATGCATGAAGAAGGCGATGCAGCGCGCACACCAAGCAACAATTCAGCATACCCAAACATCATGGGGACAG GCCAAATTGCAGGTGCTCGGGCAATCAGCGCAAACAACAGCTTGCCCAGTGGTGGAACAAGTGCACATAGTGCTGGAACAaatgcaagcacaggagctgggagCCTTGGAGAGCAGACAATAAGCGAACCAGCAACTCCAGAATCTGCTGGGATCGATGCTGATATGGAAGGCAACAACATGGAGGCATATTCCACACCTAAGACACCTTTACAAGGGACAAAATTTGACACCCTGGAGAGCGCACGTGACCACTACAGCACCTACGCGCGCAGGACTGGCTTTGCAATTAGGCAGCAAttcaagaaagagagggttgatggAACTATAAGCAGGGTGCTACTAGTTTGTACAAAATATGGCAAACGACGCAAGGACAGGGATGAGCTGCAAGATGTGGAAAACCCAGCCAGCATTGTcaagaagaggaaaaaaaagaaagttGTTAGGACTGAATGTGAAGCGCACATGTACCTACCCCACGATGATGCATGGTGGACTGTTGACCGTTTCGAGGACACCCACAATCACCCCCTGATCAAAAAGCCGTCCCTAACAAAATTCTTATCATCACATCGGTACATTCCGAAGGAGGAGCAGGACTTCTTGAGGGTTCTGCACGGATGCAACGTTGAGACTGCGAGGCAGATGCAGCTGATGTCATGGTTCTACGGGAGCGCTAAAGACGTACCCTACACGACACAAGACATTGCTAATCAACGAGCTAAGTTCCGCTTAGAGCACCGCCACAAGGACGTTGGGAGCACAATTGCATACTTCCAAGAGATGAGGGCCAAAGATTCatatttctactggagaatcaaacTTGATGATGAGGACAGGGTTGAGAACTTGTTCTGGATAGATGGCGCATCACGCAGGGCATATGCAAAGTATAATGACTGTTTGTCGTTTGACACGACATACATGACAAACATGTACAAGATGCCGTGTGCACCATTCAATGGAATTAATAACCATGGTCAATCCATCCAGTTTGGGTGTGGCTTCGTTCGAAACGAACTAaaggaaaactttgtgtggttgTTTAACACATTCCTCCATGCAATGGGTGGTGTTGCCCCTAAAAACATCATCACAGACCAGGACTTTGCAATGAGGAGTGCGATCGACGGGGTCTTCTTGAACATAATACACAGAAATTGCCGCTGGCATATAATGAAGAAGGCGCAGGAGAAACTTGGAAAACTTATGGCCGGTGATAAACCACTAAACAAAGTGTTCAAAGACTGTGTCGACAACAGCTTGACTG AGGAAGAGTTTGAAAACAAATGGTGGGCAATGATGGACGAATATGGCCAGATCGACAACGAACATTATCAATGGCTGTGGGAAAATAGGAAATGTTGGGCCCCAGTGTACTACATGAAGCATTTCTTTCCATTCTTGCAGACAACTGCAAGGAGCGAGGGATTCAATGCTGTGCTCAAGAAGTACATGAACCCCAACAACTCATTGATTGAATTCGCAACTCAATACACTGCAATCCAGGAGAAAGTAATGGTGGTTGTGGCGAAAGAGCAAGTGGACACAATTTACAAAGAGGCAGACATGTATTCATTGAACCCAATCAAGTTACAGATGCGAGGGATATACACACAAAATCTGTTCTCCAAGTTCCAGGTAGAGATGAAGCTAAAGACTGCTTACGGATGCGACACTTTGCAAGATGGAACCTTCAGGATGTGGTCGCTCCGAGGCATACTACCAAAGTATGGGGATAGGGACTACCATGTGCAGGCGAACAAGGATGAAGGGTTATACTCatgcacttgctgcaagtttgatcGCGATGGACTATTGTGCGCACACATACTACGAGTAATGGAACATATTGGAGTCTACGAGATACCGAGGAGGTATATCCTGGATAGGTGGACATGGGATCCAGAAGAGGATCTTGTTCAGCCTGATTACCAACAGCCAACAGTTAAGAAGGGAATGACAGAGGAAGGAAAAAATATCATGAGATATACATCTATTCTGAATGATTTCAAGGAACAAGCAAAAGACGCTTGCACTACTGATGAAGGGATGACATTGGCAAGGAAACATGTTAATGCTTTCAGAGACGACATGGATGCACTAAaaaagaggcagctaaagaaagcaAGAAAGGAAAAAGATGAGGGAAAAGAAGCACAAATGTTTTCTTCACCACCAGGGACTAGTGCCACTGAAGGTGTCCCAGTAGCGCATCAAGGAAGCATTCCTGTCACGCATGTGTCTGGCAATATTTTCCAGTTCCAGGGCTCACATGCCGAGGGATCCCAATCATCAAACACAAGAGTGATACTAGACCCACCAAAGTCTACTACAAAAGGGCGTCCGAGAGAGAAAAGATTCCAACACCCATTTGACATTGCAAAGCCAAAAAAAGAGAGGAAGTGTCGAGTCTGCGGGTCGACAGATCATGATAAACGCAAATGTACCTTACCCATCCCGCACTGA